Proteins from one bacterium genomic window:
- the frr gene encoding ribosome recycling factor, producing MIDDIFDDLTAQMEKTIEAFGRELAKTRTGRANPLVLEGIRVDYYGQATPINQMATVSVPEPRLIVIVPWDASQVGAIEKAIQKQSADLNPTNDGKVVRIAFPPLTEDRRKDIVKQIKKMAEDTRVQVRLHRREANDMLKALEKDGDIPEDESRKAQERVQKVHDDYIKKVDDIASRREKDVMEI from the coding sequence ATGATCGACGACATCTTCGACGACCTCACCGCGCAGATGGAAAAGACCATCGAGGCGTTCGGCCGCGAGCTTGCCAAGACGCGCACCGGCCGCGCGAACCCGCTGGTGCTCGAGGGCATTCGCGTGGACTACTACGGGCAGGCGACGCCCATCAACCAGATGGCGACGGTCAGCGTGCCGGAGCCGCGGCTCATCGTCATCGTGCCGTGGGACGCCTCGCAGGTCGGCGCGATCGAAAAGGCGATCCAGAAGCAGAGCGCGGATCTGAACCCGACCAACGACGGCAAGGTCGTGCGCATCGCGTTTCCGCCTTTGACCGAGGATCGGCGCAAGGACATCGTGAAGCAGATCAAGAAGATGGCCGAGGATACGCGCGTCCAGGTGCGCCTGCACCGCCGCGAGGCCAACGACATGCTGAAGGCGCTCGAAAAGGACGGCGACATTCCCGAGGACGAGTCCCGCAAGGCGCAGGAGCGCGTCCAGAAGGTCCATGACGACTACATCAAGAAAGTCGACGACATCGCCTCCCGCCGCGAAAAGGACGTGATGGAGATCTGA
- a CDS encoding phosphatidate cytidylyltransferase — protein MDSGKTKVIVALALMPLGVWIVGYAPPDIFMLIALAIGAAIGSFELSRLMFRENQRVPIVLAVASSIFVYVLAQTGIPELAVVGICAAFVIAFSASMFAVKEIERVWSTASAIVFAAIYTGLLTAMLVAIRRIEPQFGDSKLLIMHFAIVWMNDAGAFFVGKKFGKHKLWPRVSAGKTWEGLFGGAVVGTIAAVFVTATSHVWEPVDGLILGGMYAFLVPVGDLVESTMKRGAGVKDSGVFMPGHGGVLDRIDAILFAAPAMYFFAQIVGPGRMG, from the coding sequence ATGGATTCGGGCAAGACGAAGGTCATCGTCGCGCTTGCGCTCATGCCGCTTGGCGTGTGGATCGTCGGCTACGCGCCGCCGGATATCTTCATGCTGATCGCGCTCGCGATCGGCGCGGCGATCGGATCTTTCGAGCTCTCGCGCCTGATGTTCCGCGAAAACCAGCGCGTGCCGATCGTGCTTGCCGTCGCGTCGAGCATCTTCGTTTATGTCCTCGCGCAGACGGGCATTCCGGAGCTTGCCGTCGTCGGAATCTGCGCCGCGTTCGTCATCGCGTTTTCCGCTTCGATGTTCGCCGTGAAGGAGATCGAGCGTGTTTGGTCGACGGCTTCCGCGATCGTATTTGCCGCGATCTACACCGGGCTTCTCACCGCGATGCTCGTCGCCATTCGCCGCATCGAGCCGCAATTCGGCGACAGCAAGCTTCTCATCATGCATTTCGCGATCGTGTGGATGAACGACGCGGGCGCGTTTTTCGTCGGCAAGAAATTCGGCAAGCACAAGCTCTGGCCGCGCGTGTCCGCCGGAAAAACGTGGGAAGGTCTTTTCGGCGGCGCGGTCGTCGGGACGATCGCGGCGGTGTTCGTCACGGCCACAAGCCACGTTTGGGAGCCCGTCGACGGCCTCATCCTTGGCGGGATGTACGCGTTTCTCGTACCGGTCGGCGACCTTGTCGAATCGACCATGAAACGCGGCGCCGGCGTCAAGGATTCGGGTGTGTTCATGCCGGGCCACGGCGGCGTGCTCGATCGCATCGACGCGATCCTTTTTGCCGCGCCGGCGATGTATTTCTTCGCGCAGATCGTCGGCCCGGGGCGCATGGGATGA
- the rpsB gene encoding 30S ribosomal protein S2: MVASLKSMMEAGVHFGHQTGRWNPKMRPYIFDDRNGIHIINLDRTVQLFERAAQAAAETASRGGQVLFIGTKKAAAKEIRKQADRCGMPYVNNRWPGGLLTNFQTVKHSVAKLKKLDEMHEKNEWGPATKKEILQYEKMREKLEKSFGGIKIMSRLPELMFIIDPNKEHIAAREGKTLDIPIIGIVDTNCDPDGIDYVVPGNDDAIRSISLFSSAIADAVLEGLQVFEKRVRQEPSAAGGDEPAVFMRPISTRRVEDVIEEQPVAGVDVQVRHRLVDEADDESGGADE; this comes from the coding sequence ATGGTTGCGTCGCTCAAAAGCATGATGGAGGCCGGCGTTCATTTCGGCCACCAGACCGGCCGTTGGAACCCGAAGATGCGCCCGTACATCTTCGACGACCGCAACGGCATCCACATCATCAATCTCGATCGCACGGTGCAATTGTTCGAGCGCGCGGCTCAGGCCGCGGCCGAGACGGCGTCGCGCGGTGGGCAGGTGCTGTTCATCGGCACGAAAAAGGCGGCGGCAAAGGAAATCCGGAAGCAGGCCGACCGCTGCGGCATGCCGTACGTCAACAACCGCTGGCCCGGCGGCCTTCTGACGAACTTCCAGACCGTCAAGCATTCGGTCGCCAAGCTGAAAAAGCTCGACGAGATGCACGAGAAAAACGAGTGGGGTCCGGCGACCAAGAAGGAAATCCTTCAGTACGAAAAGATGCGTGAGAAGCTCGAAAAGAGCTTCGGCGGCATCAAGATCATGAGCCGCCTGCCGGAGCTCATGTTCATCATCGATCCGAACAAGGAGCACATCGCCGCGCGCGAGGGCAAGACGCTCGACATCCCGATCATCGGCATCGTGGATACGAACTGCGATCCCGACGGCATCGATTACGTGGTGCCGGGCAACGACGACGCGATCCGCTCGATCTCGCTGTTTTCCTCGGCGATCGCCGACGCGGTGCTCGAGGGCCTGCAGGTCTTCGAAAAGCGCGTGCGTCAGGAGCCGTCGGCCGCCGGCGGCGATGAGCCGGCCGTCTTCATGCGGCCGATCAGCACGCGCCGCGTGGAGGACGTGATCGAGGAACAACCGGTCGCCGGCGTGGACGTGCAGGTGCGTCACCGCCTTGTGGACGAAGCGGATGACGAGTCCGGCGGCGCCGACGAATAG
- the tsf gene encoding translation elongation factor Ts has translation MTITATAVKELREKTGVGMMDCKKALTETGGDFEAAIEWLRKKGIARSEKRADRVAGQGVIGSYIHTGASIGVMVEINCETDFVARSADFQAFGRDVAMHIAAANPRWVRPEDVPAEIVDKEKDIYREEARGTGKPENVLDKIAEGKLRKYYEDNCLVEQAFVKDPDKRINDLLADMLTKIGEKIEIRRFVRFQVGEEIR, from the coding sequence ATGACGATTACCGCAACAGCCGTCAAGGAGCTTCGCGAGAAGACCGGCGTCGGCATGATGGATTGCAAGAAGGCGCTCACCGAAACCGGCGGCGATTTCGAAGCCGCGATCGAGTGGCTGCGCAAAAAGGGCATCGCGCGTTCGGAGAAGCGCGCGGACCGCGTCGCGGGACAGGGCGTCATCGGCAGCTACATCCACACCGGCGCCAGCATCGGCGTCATGGTCGAGATCAACTGCGAGACCGATTTCGTGGCCCGAAGCGCCGACTTCCAGGCGTTCGGCCGCGATGTGGCCATGCACATCGCCGCCGCCAATCCCCGCTGGGTTCGGCCGGAGGATGTGCCCGCCGAGATCGTGGACAAGGAAAAGGACATCTACCGCGAGGAAGCGCGCGGCACCGGCAAGCCGGAAAACGTGCTCGACAAGATCGCGGAAGGAAAGCTGCGCAAATACTACGAGGACAACTGCCTCGTGGAGCAGGCGTTCGTGAAGGACCCCGACAAACGCATCAACGATCTGCTGGCCGACATGCTCACGAAGATCGGCGAGAAGATCGAGATCCGCCGATTTGTCCGCTTCCAGGTTGGAGAGGAGATCCGCTGA
- a CDS encoding 1-deoxy-D-xylulose-5-phosphate reductoisomerase — MKRIALLGSTGSIGKNVLNIVRSFPDRFRVVSMAAGRNVEEAAKQAAEFSPRVMAMADEESARRLREIAGDGVRVVFGEAGLREVATSDGVELCVSGIVGAAGLSPTWAALSAGIPVALANKETLVMAGRLMLDLARKKGVEILPIDSEHSAIFQSVVGHNRGEVARIVLTASGGPFRGREAASLANVTPEEALAHPTWKMGPKITIDSATLMNKGLEVIEARWLFDLPPERIDVVIHPGSIVHSMVEFRDGQVIAQLGVPDMRGPIAYALSYPERLPGVMPRLDLTAVSPLEFFPVDFAAFPCLNLAYEALRGAPDAPAVLNAANEIAVAAFLDRRIAFGDIARAVGETMREDEGRDLTSLDDVMDADARARRHAAEWIARRSG, encoded by the coding sequence ATGAAACGCATCGCCCTTCTCGGTTCCACCGGCTCCATCGGGAAAAACGTCCTCAACATCGTGCGTTCGTTTCCGGACCGCTTTCGCGTCGTTTCGATGGCCGCGGGGCGAAACGTCGAGGAGGCGGCGAAACAGGCCGCGGAATTTTCGCCGCGCGTCATGGCGATGGCGGATGAGGAATCCGCGCGGCGACTACGCGAGATCGCCGGCGACGGCGTTCGCGTCGTGTTCGGCGAGGCCGGTTTGCGCGAAGTCGCGACGAGCGACGGCGTGGAGCTTTGCGTCTCCGGGATCGTCGGCGCGGCGGGACTGTCGCCGACGTGGGCCGCGCTTTCGGCCGGCATCCCCGTCGCGCTCGCGAACAAGGAAACGCTCGTCATGGCCGGGCGTCTCATGCTCGATCTTGCGCGGAAAAAGGGCGTGGAGATCCTGCCGATCGACTCGGAGCATTCGGCGATCTTCCAGAGCGTCGTCGGGCATAACCGCGGCGAGGTCGCGCGCATCGTATTGACCGCCTCCGGAGGGCCGTTTCGCGGACGGGAGGCCGCTTCGCTCGCGAACGTCACGCCCGAGGAGGCGCTGGCGCACCCCACGTGGAAGATGGGCCCGAAGATCACCATCGATTCGGCGACGCTGATGAACAAGGGGCTCGAGGTGATCGAGGCACGCTGGCTTTTCGACCTGCCGCCGGAGCGGATCGACGTCGTCATCCACCCCGGTTCGATCGTGCATTCGATGGTGGAGTTTCGCGACGGGCAGGTGATCGCGCAACTCGGCGTGCCGGACATGCGCGGGCCGATCGCGTACGCGCTCTCCTATCCCGAACGGCTGCCGGGGGTGATGCCGCGGCTCGACCTGACGGCGGTCTCACCGCTCGAGTTCTTTCCGGTGGACTTCGCCGCGTTCCCTTGTCTAAACTTGGCTTACGAGGCTCTGCGCGGCGCGCCGGACGCGCCCGCGGTGCTGAACGCCGCCAACGAAATCGCCGTGGCGGCGTTTCTTGACCGGCGCATCGCCTTTGGCGATATCGCGCGCGCGGTCGGCGAGACGATGAGGGA
- the pyrH gene encoding UMP kinase, whose translation MTAAPSRVLLKLSGEALMGPASYGLDAGTLTRVAGEIRDAMETGVQVALVIGGGNVFRGFEASARGMDRGLADTIGMLATVMNAIAMADALKRLGLSARAMSAFEMPRACETYIRERAVAHLEKGRVVLLAGGTGWPYFTTDTAAALRACELSCDVLHKGTKVDGVYDADPVKNPGAKLYDELTYDEVITRGLSVMDQTAVSLCSTNRVAIGVFNMTVEGNIRRALTGEAPGTVIRSKA comes from the coding sequence ATGACCGCCGCGCCCAGCCGCGTCCTGCTGAAACTTTCCGGCGAGGCGCTGATGGGCCCCGCGTCCTATGGACTGGATGCCGGCACGCTTACCCGCGTGGCGGGCGAAATCCGGGACGCGATGGAGACGGGCGTTCAGGTTGCCCTCGTCATCGGCGGCGGCAATGTCTTCCGGGGATTCGAGGCGAGCGCGCGCGGGATGGATCGCGGCCTGGCCGATACCATCGGCATGCTCGCCACGGTCATGAACGCGATCGCGATGGCCGACGCGCTCAAGCGCCTGGGCCTTTCCGCGCGCGCGATGAGCGCGTTCGAGATGCCGCGCGCGTGCGAGACGTACATCCGCGAGCGGGCCGTCGCGCATCTGGAAAAGGGGCGCGTGGTGCTGCTCGCGGGCGGAACGGGCTGGCCGTACTTCACGACCGACACGGCGGCGGCGCTGCGGGCGTGCGAGCTTTCGTGCGATGTGCTGCACAAGGGCACCAAGGTCGACGGCGTGTACGACGCCGACCCCGTCAAGAATCCCGGCGCGAAGCTTTACGACGAATTGACCTACGACGAGGTCATCACGCGCGGGCTTTCCGTCATGGATCAGACGGCGGTATCGTTGTGCTCGACCAACCGCGTCGCCATCGGCGTGTTCAACATGACGGTGGAGGGCAACATCCGGCGCGCGCTCACCGGCGAGGCGCCGGGCACCGTCATCAGGAGCAAGGCATGA
- a CDS encoding isoprenyl transferase, translated as MTFTSVAELPPERCPRHIAIIMDGNGRWAKERGRGRLFGHRHGIDSVRETVRECHRAGIGYLTLYAFSLENWKRPVTEIAGLWRLLKSYVERELPELKENGVRLNVIGRVERIPRDVRAAIEYTIRETASGQGMVLTIALSYGGRDEIVEAARRLAARAKAGAIEPGAIDEAGFARELMTADMPDPDLLIRTSGEMRVSNYLLWQIAYAEIHVTDVLWPDFRREHLHRAILDYAARERRFGATSDQLASGTR; from the coding sequence ATGACATTTACCTCCGTGGCCGAGCTGCCGCCCGAGCGGTGCCCGAGGCACATCGCCATCATCATGGACGGCAACGGCCGCTGGGCGAAGGAACGCGGGCGCGGGCGCCTGTTCGGCCATCGCCACGGCATCGACTCCGTGCGAGAGACGGTGCGCGAATGCCACAGGGCGGGCATCGGTTATCTCACGCTCTACGCGTTTTCGCTCGAAAACTGGAAGCGCCCCGTCACCGAGATCGCGGGCCTGTGGCGCCTTTTGAAAAGCTACGTCGAACGCGAGCTGCCGGAGCTCAAGGAAAACGGCGTACGCCTGAACGTGATCGGCCGCGTCGAACGCATTCCGCGCGACGTGCGAGCGGCGATCGAATACACCATTCGCGAGACCGCGTCCGGCCAGGGCATGGTGCTCACCATCGCGCTGTCCTACGGCGGGCGCGACGAGATCGTCGAGGCCGCGCGAAGGCTCGCCGCCCGCGCGAAGGCCGGCGCGATCGAGCCCGGCGCGATCGACGAGGCCGGGTTCGCGCGCGAGCTGATGACCGCGGACATGCCCGATCCCGACCTGCTCATCCGCACGAGCGGCGAGATGCGCGTTTCCAATTATCTGCTCTGGCAGATCGCCTACGCGGAGATCCACGTGACCGACGTCCTCTGGCCCGATTTCCGGCGCGAGCATCTGCATCGCGCGATCCTGGACTACGCGGCCCGCGAACGCCGCTTCGGCGCGACGAGCGATCAGCTCGCCTCGGGGACGCGCTGA